The following coding sequences are from one Oncorhynchus nerka isolate Pitt River linkage group LG6, Oner_Uvic_2.0, whole genome shotgun sequence window:
- the LOC115130630 gene encoding probable G-protein coupled receptor 101 produces the protein MPTSEAPIVGSNSSTVPWDPGSSGPPGPTDWPSVANSVVKMVLISAIVCVSLFGNVVVLLVFQRKPQLLHVANRFVLNLLLADLLQTVLVMPFAIAATMPGVWPLDARLCQALVVLMHLFAFAGVNTIIVVSVDRYLAIIHPLSYPTRMTPHLGTNLIACTWVLSLLQSTPPLYGWGAIDFDRRHNVCSVVWSSSLSYSALVATFSFWLPVLIMLGCYWMVFRAARRQNALVHPIQTHSKSQPNQPPDPQAPCIGSPQRLPQQPPPPLDSFSAGGYPIRGRHRRFHYHCKAARVVFVIMASYILSMGPYSVLNTMSIHSSAAVPPWLASLALVLFFLQCCLHPYIYGYMHRSVRKEFLALLCGPLCRQGLLCHTSAQDSCFTVTDGRSTQPHLPSLAARVCPLRTWEEGTTTEATSSTMDRRSRDSRKDTTSTSLSSERELTVHTTT, from the coding sequence ATGCCCACTTCCGAGGCGCCCATTGTGGGCAGTAACTCCAGCACCGTGCCCTGGgaccctggttcctctggtcctcCTGGCCCCACAGATTGGCCGTCGGTGGCCAACAGCGTAGTGAAGATGGTGCTGATCTCAGCcatcgtgtgtgtgtctctgtttggtaacgtggtggtgttgttggtgttccAGAGGAAGCCTCAGCTTCTCCATGTGGCCAACCGCTTCGTGCTCAACCTCCTCCTGGCAGACCTGCTCCAGACCGTGCTGGTCATGCCCTTCGCCATCGCTGCCACTATGCCCGGCGTGTGGCCCCTGGACGCCCGCCTCTGCCAGGCCCTGGTGGTGCTCATGCACCTGTTTGCCTTTGCCGGGGTCAACACCATCATCGTGGTGTCAGTGGACCGTTACCTGGCTATCATCCACCCACTGTCCTACCCCACCCGTATGACCCCTCATCTGGGCACCAACCTCATCGCATGCACCTGGGTGCTCAGCCTGCTCCAGAGCACGCCACCCCTCTACGGCTGGGGGGCCATAGACTTTGACCGCAGGCATAACgtgtgttctgtggtgtggtccTCTAGCCTGTCCTACTCAGCCCTGGTTGCCACGTTCTCCTTCTGGCTGCCTGTGCTCATCATGCTGGGCTGTTACTGGATGGTGTTCAGGGCAGCAAGGAGGCAGAACGCCCTGGTGCACCCCATCCAGACCCACTCTAAGTCCCAGCCTAACCAGCCTCCGGACCCCCAGGCCCCCTGCATCGGCAGCCCTCAGCGCCTGCCCCAACAGCCACCCCCACCCTTGGACTCCTTCTCGGCCGGGGGGTACCCCATCCGGGGCAGGCACAGACGTTTCCACTACCACTGCAAAGCAGCCCGGGTGGTGTTCGTCATCATGGCATCGTACATCCTGAGCATGGGACCTTACAGTGTTCTCAACACAATGTCCATTCACTCCAGTGCTGCTGTGCCTCCATGGCTGGCCTCCCTAGCCCTGGTGCTCTTCTTCTTGCAGTGCTGCCTCCACCCCTACATCTACGGCTACATGCACCGCAGTGTGAGGAAGGAGTTCCTGGCCCTACTGTGTGGTCCGCTCTGCAGGCAGGGCCTTCTCTGCCACACCTCTGCACAGGACAGCTGCTTCACCGTGACCGACGGACGATCCACGCAGCCCCATCTGCCCAGCCTGGCTGCCCGCGTCTGCCCCCTCCGCACCTGGGAGGAGGGCACCACCACGGAGGCTACCTCCTCCACCATGGATAGGAGGTCCAGGGACAGCCGCAAAgacaccacctccaccagcctGAGCTCTGAGAGAGAGCTCACCGTCCACACCACCACGTAG